The Candidatus Paceibacterota bacterium DNA segment AAGGGGGTAAATTGGCGGCACGGGTAATGTGATAAAGATTGAAGACAATTATGGCCAAAGCGGCTCCAGCAAACTGAGCAATGATATACATGATAGCGTCCTGCCAAGAAATTTTTTTGATTGAGAAAGCCCCAATAGTGACGGCTGGGTTGATATGACTGCCACTAAGGTGACCAATACTATAGACAAAGAGAGCTAGGGTCACGCCCGCCAGGAAAGTGGTGACAATACCTAGACCTAAAGTAGAAGCCAGAGAAACCACTAAAGCCAAC contains these protein-coding regions:
- a CDS encoding aquaporin, whose amino-acid sequence is MNIKKYIAELIGTFALALVVSLASTLGLGIVTTFLAGVTLALFVYSIGHLSGSHINPAVTIGAFSIKKISWQDAIMYIIAQFAGAALAIIVFNLYHITRAANLPP